One genomic region from Cardiocondyla obscurior isolate alpha-2009 linkage group LG01, Cobs3.1, whole genome shotgun sequence encodes:
- the LOC139107793 gene encoding mitochondrial glutathione transporter SLC25A40 isoform X2 — MLSNKCFLYCNGLMDHLCSCANGNMPEWMRRNRQFNGTIDALVKISKTEGVSSLWSGLSPTLVLAVPATVVYFVSYEQLRLFLKDSYNQKFKKRGTNMEQPFWIPMLAGGTARIWAATLVSPLELIRTKMQSQKLSYAEITQTLKTFVRYSGISGLWMGLSSTLLRDVPFSAIYWFNYESIKRLYSSYGSQQTFTFNLTAGAIAGSIAAVFTIPFDVVKTHRQIEMGEKEIYSDKPVRTSTTWSTIQRIYQQNGFKGLFTGLTPRLVKVAPACAIMIATFEHGKRFFQTYNAKKFMEFEIKQDVHLLQHNPNSTK; from the exons ATGCTttcaaataaatgttttttatattgtaatggTCTAATGGATCATTTATGTTCCTGTGCTAATGGTAATATGCCAGAATGGATGAGAAGAAACAGACAGTTTAATGGGACAATA gatgctttagtaaaaataagtaaaacaGAAGGTGTTTCGTCATTATGGAGTGGTTTAAGCCCTACTCTTGTTCTGGCTGTACCTGCAACTGTTGTATATTTTGTTTCATACGAACAATTAAGATTATTTCTTAAG gaCTCATATaatcagaaatttaaaaaaagaggaacTAATATGGAGCAACCTTTCTGGATTCCTATGTTAGCAGGTGGTACAGCACGAATCTGGGCTGCAACACTGGTGAGTCCATTGGAGTTGATAAGAACAAAAATGCAATCGCAGAAACTAAGTTATGCAG AAATAACTCAAACGTTAAAAACCTTTGTAAGGTACAGTGGTATTTCCGGCTTATGGATGGGATTAAGCTCAACACTTCTTCGCGATGTTCCTTTTAGCGCTATATATTGGTTCAATTATGAATCTATAAAGAGACTATACAGTTCTTATGGCTCGCAACaaacttttacatttaatttgacGGCAGGAGCTATAGCTGGATCT attGCAGCAGTTTTTACCATTCCTTTCGACGTAGTAAAAACACACAGGCAAATTGAAATgggcgagaaagaaatttattcag ataaacCTGTTCGTACCAGTACTACATGGAGTACAATACAAAGAATTTATCAGCAGAATGGATTTAAAGGTTTATTTACAGGACTAACGCCACGTTTAGTAAAAGTAGCTCCAGCCTGTGCAATTATGATTGCTACTTTCGAACATGGCAAGCGTTTTTTCCAAACATATAACGCAAAAAAGTTTATGGAGTTTGAGATTAAACAGGATGTACATTTATTGCAACACAATCCTAATAGTACAAAGTAA
- the Ostdelta gene encoding dolichyl-diphosphooligosaccharide--protein glycosyltransferase subunit 2 isoform X2: MQSTNSYLSVADRVRLKNTLESGFQLDDVPSIHYAVSGYKLLGEAISKKDAICKYLVKSNEENITPETAFYLASTWKAIGKCKEFSPSVVSKVLLNVIQKDTSTLPDLYYAISGLTLLSQEIPSARIDKLIKLIQATLRKDDSLWNLGYIFHIAADLGTPAAFAFERIEDAVVQADEVDGQYLQFEGGLSITSFLINGIFKLSTSLKKKPPLNFQQVIKFGNYLLSRRSVQTTKGVTNLLSALTALAVDSPEKPVCITLADGALIISNKQPLVTVKVCDILGQALPSVPKVIATSAIRVGDDVVILSNENLQASTTDKTLFTINFMNMKPDRGFYKISVTAASVTNTITVKVLSEAILDYLEIGTGDADQTTQPKLTRINTETPSGKLDHKIEADSQQKLVMRFLLRDSANKKPMRVHQAFVRLISVSTSTTEKRGHEIFFVAEPDAAHVYKFDMPVGTTAANFGYQSGEYNIELIIGDSVISNPFRFNIGTVTLKFPSLISMENIDKNVLYKQKPNVYTTKPEIKHMFREPERRPPAFVSNLFTGLCLAPVLLLLILWARIGVNISNFPLSLSAIIFHVGLGGIFVLFGIFWLRLNMFVTLRCLLGFGVFTFLAGNKMLSQIAHRHKSLR; this comes from the exons ATGCAATCGACAAATTCTTATTTGTCTGTGGCTGACAGAGTACGTTTAAAGAACACCCTTGAATCAGGCTTTCAATTGGATGATGTACCATCAATACATTATGCAGTCAGTGGATACAAGCTTCTTGGAGAAGCTATATCAAAGAAAGAT GCCATCTGCAAATACTTGGTAAAATCCaatgaagaaaatattacACCTGAAACAGCATTTTATCTTGCTTCAACATGGAAAGCTATTGGAAAATGCAAAGAGTTTTCTCCAAGTGTTGTGTCAAAG gtattattaaatgttatacaAAAGGATACTTCTACTCTTCCTGATTTATATTATGCAATAAGTGGCTTAACACTTTTGTCACAAGAGATACCTTCTGCCAGAAttgataaattgataaaattaattcaagcaACTTTAAGGAAGGATGACAGTCTGTGGAA CTTGGGATACATATTCCATATTGCTGCAGACTTAGGCACACCAGCCGCATTTGCTTTTGAACGCATTGAAGATGCTGTAGTACAAGCAGATGAAGTGGATGGTCAATATTTGCAATTTGAAGGCGGTCTTTCTATAACaa GTTTTCTTATCAATGgtattttcaaattatcaaCTTCGTTGAAGAAAAAGCCGCcgttaaattttcaacaaGTAATAAAGTTCGGTAATTATCTTCTTTCACGGCGTTCTGTGCAAACGACAAAAGGTGTTACGAACTTGCTGTCTGCTTTGACCGCCTTGGCTGTCGACAGTCCTGAAAAACCCGTTTGTATAACTCTTGCCGATGGAGCACTTATTATATCTAATAAGCAGCCGTTAGTTACGGTTAAAGTTTGTGATATTCTCGGACAAGCATTACCATCTGTGCCCAAAGTTATTGCAACTTCGGCAATACGAGTTGGAGACGATGTCGTTATTCTTAGCAACGAGAATTTGCAGGCATCTACAACAGATAA aacGTTATTCACAATAAACTTTATGAATATGAAACCCGATCGTGgtttttacaaaatatcgGTGACTGCAGCTTCGGTTACGAATACGATTACAGTGAAGGTTTTATCGGAAGCAATATTAGACTATTTGGAGATTGGTACTGGCGATGCCGATCAGACTACGCAACCAAAACTAACaag aataaaTACAGAAACTCCTTCGGGTAAACTTGATCATAAAATTGAAGCTGATTCGCAGCAAAAGTTAGTCATGCGATTTTTGTTGCGTGATTCGGCCAACAAAAAACCAATGCGTGTTCATCAAGCTTTTGTGCGTCTTATATCCGTTTCGACGTCTACAACTGAAAAGCGAGGccatgaaatatttttcgttgcCGAGCCTGACGCCGCTCACgtttataaatttgatatg cCGGTTGGAACAACAGCTGCGAACTTCGGTTATCAGAGCGGAGAATATAACATAGAGTTGATTATTGGCGATTCTGTGATTAGTAATCCGTTTCGATTTAACATTGGTACAGTAACATTGAAATTTCCCAGCCTTATTTCGATGGAAAATATCGACAAGAATGTTCTTTACAAGCAAAAACCAAATGTATATACAACCAAGCCGGAAataaag CACATGTTTCGCGAGCCTGAACGCAGACCTCCAGCATTCGTATCAAACTTATTCACAGGATTATGCTTGGCACCagttttgttattattaattttgtggGCTCGGATCGGTGTTAACATCTCCAATTTCCCTTTGTCGCTCAGTGCAATTATATTCCACGTTGGATTAGgag gtATCTTCGTGCTGTTCGGCATTTTCTGGTTGAGGCTCAACATGTTTGTCACACTGCGATGTCTTCTTGGCTTTGGTGTTTTTACATTTCTCGCCGGCAACAAGATGTTATCTCAGATAGCACACAGACACAAATCActacgttaa
- the LOC139108298 gene encoding dynein regulatory complex subunit 2, translating to MDELAESEEQYQMNTKSHIEIIDRLLKTYKERMERDEKNYRNALNEAVIETNTEITKINYQQNKNETLLQSVIHGVKQQLEELLDNAKSMTLSKIDAFVEDNEDKRKLFITQCENQVQGYCENLQRVLSDYEEKTKNCRKYYEVLKEKDEKDQQMIAQQLLRTTSLFEEIRRLQGKITVYDATAKKEISKILTEHDFFQGINWTIKNNFFSEQMKDKNQLKILSIEYNKTIKHLEYLADKGRQLFTLLQICQKYETENEKIVTFMVCEVPESSQSISSHQILALSDYDVSLQNKELQKLINFWRRFGLVQITIMQLLSEKNKLKAELNYLRKCINSYMTQKR from the exons ATGGATGAATTGGCCGAAAGTGAAGAGCAATATCAAATGAATACGAAATCACACATTGAGATCATAGATCGCTTATTGAAGACATATAAAGAGAGAATGGAACgtgatgaaaaaaattatcgaaacgCCTTGAATGAGGCGGTCATTGAAACGAACACCgaaattactaaaattaactatcagcaaaataaaaatgaaactttATTACAATCAGTAATTCATGGTGTTAAACAACAGTTAGAAGAGTTATTAGATAATGCCAAAAGCATGACACTAA GTAAAATTGACGCATTTGTGGAGGACAATGAAGACAAGCGAAAACTCTTTATAACGCAATGTGAAAATCAGGTACAAGGCTATTGCGAAAATCTTCAGAGAGTACTATCGGATTATGAAGAAA AAACAAAGAATTGCAGAAAGTATTACGAAGTACTCAAAGAGAAAGATGAGAAAGATCAACAAATGATAGCGCAACAATTATTACGCACAACTAGCCTTTTCGAAGAAATACGTAGGCTTCAAGGTAAAATAACAGTATACGATGCCACGGCCaagaaagaaatttctaaaattctgACAGAGCACGACTTTTTCCAAGGAATAAATTggactataaaaaataattttttttcgg aACAGATGAAAGACAAGAAtcaattgaaaatattatcgatTGAATATAATAAGACGATAAAACATTTAGAATACCTTGCAGATAAAGGCAGACAACTATTCACGTTGCTGCAAATCTGTCAAAAGTACGAAacagaaaatgagaaaatagtTACGTTTATGGTTTGTGAAGTTCCAGAAAGCTCACAGAGTATTTCATCACATCAAATCTTAGCTTTGTCAGACTACGATGTATCTCTCCAG aatAAAGAACTTCAAAAGCTGATAAATTTTTGGCGACGATTTGGTCTTGTACAAATAACTATTATGCAATTGCTAtcggagaaaaataaattaaaggcCGAACTTAATTACTTACGCAAATGTATCAATTCTTATATGACGCAAAAAAGAtaa
- the LOC139107793 gene encoding mitochondrial glutathione transporter SLC25A40 isoform X1, translating to MNKISHVSLDVDLDDPKFRITPYQQIVASCTGALFTSVFVTPLDVVKTRLQTQQKAMLSNKCFLYCNGLMDHLCSCANGNMPEWMRRNRQFNGTIDALVKISKTEGVSSLWSGLSPTLVLAVPATVVYFVSYEQLRLFLKDSYNQKFKKRGTNMEQPFWIPMLAGGTARIWAATLVSPLELIRTKMQSQKLSYAEITQTLKTFVRYSGISGLWMGLSSTLLRDVPFSAIYWFNYESIKRLYSSYGSQQTFTFNLTAGAIAGSIAAVFTIPFDVVKTHRQIEMGEKEIYSDKPVRTSTTWSTIQRIYQQNGFKGLFTGLTPRLVKVAPACAIMIATFEHGKRFFQTYNAKKFMEFEIKQDVHLLQHNPNSTK from the exons atgaataaaataagccACGTATCGTTAGACGTCGATTTGGACGACCCAAAGTTTCGTATCACGCCATATCAACAAATTGTTGCCTCGTGCACTGGTGCTTTATTCACATCAGTATTTG tgACTCCACTAGATGTGGTTAAAACACGTCTTCAAACGCAACAGAAAGCAATGCTttcaaataaatgttttttatattgtaatggTCTAATGGATCATTTATGTTCCTGTGCTAATGGTAATATGCCAGAATGGATGAGAAGAAACAGACAGTTTAATGGGACAATA gatgctttagtaaaaataagtaaaacaGAAGGTGTTTCGTCATTATGGAGTGGTTTAAGCCCTACTCTTGTTCTGGCTGTACCTGCAACTGTTGTATATTTTGTTTCATACGAACAATTAAGATTATTTCTTAAG gaCTCATATaatcagaaatttaaaaaaagaggaacTAATATGGAGCAACCTTTCTGGATTCCTATGTTAGCAGGTGGTACAGCACGAATCTGGGCTGCAACACTGGTGAGTCCATTGGAGTTGATAAGAACAAAAATGCAATCGCAGAAACTAAGTTATGCAG AAATAACTCAAACGTTAAAAACCTTTGTAAGGTACAGTGGTATTTCCGGCTTATGGATGGGATTAAGCTCAACACTTCTTCGCGATGTTCCTTTTAGCGCTATATATTGGTTCAATTATGAATCTATAAAGAGACTATACAGTTCTTATGGCTCGCAACaaacttttacatttaatttgacGGCAGGAGCTATAGCTGGATCT attGCAGCAGTTTTTACCATTCCTTTCGACGTAGTAAAAACACACAGGCAAATTGAAATgggcgagaaagaaatttattcag ataaacCTGTTCGTACCAGTACTACATGGAGTACAATACAAAGAATTTATCAGCAGAATGGATTTAAAGGTTTATTTACAGGACTAACGCCACGTTTAGTAAAAGTAGCTCCAGCCTGTGCAATTATGATTGCTACTTTCGAACATGGCAAGCGTTTTTTCCAAACATATAACGCAAAAAAGTTTATGGAGTTTGAGATTAAACAGGATGTACATTTATTGCAACACAATCCTAATAGTACAAAGTAA
- the Ostdelta gene encoding dolichyl-diphosphooligosaccharide--protein glycosyltransferase subunit 2 isoform X1, with translation MIFPVAVLVLTTLCCSHFAYSEVMQSTNSYLSVADRVRLKNTLESGFQLDDVPSIHYAVSGYKLLGEAISKKDAICKYLVKSNEENITPETAFYLASTWKAIGKCKEFSPSVVSKVLLNVIQKDTSTLPDLYYAISGLTLLSQEIPSARIDKLIKLIQATLRKDDSLWNLGYIFHIAADLGTPAAFAFERIEDAVVQADEVDGQYLQFEGGLSITSFLINGIFKLSTSLKKKPPLNFQQVIKFGNYLLSRRSVQTTKGVTNLLSALTALAVDSPEKPVCITLADGALIISNKQPLVTVKVCDILGQALPSVPKVIATSAIRVGDDVVILSNENLQASTTDKTLFTINFMNMKPDRGFYKISVTAASVTNTITVKVLSEAILDYLEIGTGDADQTTQPKLTRINTETPSGKLDHKIEADSQQKLVMRFLLRDSANKKPMRVHQAFVRLISVSTSTTEKRGHEIFFVAEPDAAHVYKFDMPVGTTAANFGYQSGEYNIELIIGDSVISNPFRFNIGTVTLKFPSLISMENIDKNVLYKQKPNVYTTKPEIKHMFREPERRPPAFVSNLFTGLCLAPVLLLLILWARIGVNISNFPLSLSAIIFHVGLGGIFVLFGIFWLRLNMFVTLRCLLGFGVFTFLAGNKMLSQIAHRHKSLR, from the exons ATGATTTTTC ctgttGCTGTACTAGTATTAACAACATTATGTTGTTCACATTTTGCGTACTCGGAAGTCATGCAATCGACAAATTCTTATTTGTCTGTGGCTGACAGAGTACGTTTAAAGAACACCCTTGAATCAGGCTTTCAATTGGATGATGTACCATCAATACATTATGCAGTCAGTGGATACAAGCTTCTTGGAGAAGCTATATCAAAGAAAGAT GCCATCTGCAAATACTTGGTAAAATCCaatgaagaaaatattacACCTGAAACAGCATTTTATCTTGCTTCAACATGGAAAGCTATTGGAAAATGCAAAGAGTTTTCTCCAAGTGTTGTGTCAAAG gtattattaaatgttatacaAAAGGATACTTCTACTCTTCCTGATTTATATTATGCAATAAGTGGCTTAACACTTTTGTCACAAGAGATACCTTCTGCCAGAAttgataaattgataaaattaattcaagcaACTTTAAGGAAGGATGACAGTCTGTGGAA CTTGGGATACATATTCCATATTGCTGCAGACTTAGGCACACCAGCCGCATTTGCTTTTGAACGCATTGAAGATGCTGTAGTACAAGCAGATGAAGTGGATGGTCAATATTTGCAATTTGAAGGCGGTCTTTCTATAACaa GTTTTCTTATCAATGgtattttcaaattatcaaCTTCGTTGAAGAAAAAGCCGCcgttaaattttcaacaaGTAATAAAGTTCGGTAATTATCTTCTTTCACGGCGTTCTGTGCAAACGACAAAAGGTGTTACGAACTTGCTGTCTGCTTTGACCGCCTTGGCTGTCGACAGTCCTGAAAAACCCGTTTGTATAACTCTTGCCGATGGAGCACTTATTATATCTAATAAGCAGCCGTTAGTTACGGTTAAAGTTTGTGATATTCTCGGACAAGCATTACCATCTGTGCCCAAAGTTATTGCAACTTCGGCAATACGAGTTGGAGACGATGTCGTTATTCTTAGCAACGAGAATTTGCAGGCATCTACAACAGATAA aacGTTATTCACAATAAACTTTATGAATATGAAACCCGATCGTGgtttttacaaaatatcgGTGACTGCAGCTTCGGTTACGAATACGATTACAGTGAAGGTTTTATCGGAAGCAATATTAGACTATTTGGAGATTGGTACTGGCGATGCCGATCAGACTACGCAACCAAAACTAACaag aataaaTACAGAAACTCCTTCGGGTAAACTTGATCATAAAATTGAAGCTGATTCGCAGCAAAAGTTAGTCATGCGATTTTTGTTGCGTGATTCGGCCAACAAAAAACCAATGCGTGTTCATCAAGCTTTTGTGCGTCTTATATCCGTTTCGACGTCTACAACTGAAAAGCGAGGccatgaaatatttttcgttgcCGAGCCTGACGCCGCTCACgtttataaatttgatatg cCGGTTGGAACAACAGCTGCGAACTTCGGTTATCAGAGCGGAGAATATAACATAGAGTTGATTATTGGCGATTCTGTGATTAGTAATCCGTTTCGATTTAACATTGGTACAGTAACATTGAAATTTCCCAGCCTTATTTCGATGGAAAATATCGACAAGAATGTTCTTTACAAGCAAAAACCAAATGTATATACAACCAAGCCGGAAataaag CACATGTTTCGCGAGCCTGAACGCAGACCTCCAGCATTCGTATCAAACTTATTCACAGGATTATGCTTGGCACCagttttgttattattaattttgtggGCTCGGATCGGTGTTAACATCTCCAATTTCCCTTTGTCGCTCAGTGCAATTATATTCCACGTTGGATTAGgag gtATCTTCGTGCTGTTCGGCATTTTCTGGTTGAGGCTCAACATGTTTGTCACACTGCGATGTCTTCTTGGCTTTGGTGTTTTTACATTTCTCGCCGGCAACAAGATGTTATCTCAGATAGCACACAGACACAAATCActacgttaa
- the LOC139107860 gene encoding endocuticle structural glycoprotein SgAbd-8-like — translation MKFLIISLALIAVALGQYQQQPVAILRQAQDISPEGSYNYAYETENGIAASEQGSPQPVGPKGNPAVISQGQFQYTAPDGSPIAVQYTADENGFHPQGSHLPVAPPVPELIQRAVAYVLAHPQPENQH, via the exons atgaaatttctC attATATCCCTCGCTTTGATTGCTGTCGCTCTGGGCCAGTACCAGCAGCAACCGGTAGCTATCTTAAGACAAGCGCAGGACATTTCACCGGAAGGATCCTATAATTACGCCTATGAGACAGAAAACGGAATCGCTGCCTCCGAGCAGGGCTCGCCGCAGCCTGTTGGACCAAAGGGCAATCCTGCAGTAATATCTCAGGGTCAATTTCAGTACACTGCCCCTGACGGCTCTCCCATTGCCGTTCAGTACACGGCCGATGAGAACGGCTTCCATCCACAAGGTTCTCACCTGCCAGTCGCTCCACCTGTACCCGAATTGATTCAAAGAGCCGTTGCATACGTTCTAGCCCACCCACAACCCGAGAACCAGCACTAA